Sequence from the Castanea sativa cultivar Marrone di Chiusa Pesio chromosome 12, ASM4071231v1 genome:
TACTGTGATGGACCTCATTACTTATGGGTAGTCCAATTTAGTTTGactcttgatcatagaagtgtgAAAGATCAACTAAGAACATGGCTTTCTTGACATATTAGGTTTATGTAGCTGAACAGAATAGGACAATACTTAGATGCTTTCTAATTGCTCGTCTCTCGCTGAGTTTTTGCCCTCCCTTAACTTTTATTCCTAGtagttttttcttattgttcatcatcatgaactccTTGTATGACGctatttcctttatttataaaagtttccagattacttatcaaaaaaaatgttatggatgttATGATTGTTATCTATATCCAATctaattgaaaatgttttccaatCATAGGTTAATGATCATCTAAATTCTAatatattttgcaatttttgtttttgtgctaTTAACATGAgccttaaataattaatataaaaataattggaATATATTTCATAGATACGAAGTTTTATTTCAAAGTATGATCAGTATAAATGGAAGAGAATGTTGTACTTTTTGAAGGAGAGTGTATTGACAAGTATGATATTGATAGCAATCGTACATAGAtgtggggaaaaaaattctGATCAAAATTGTTGAAGTAGATTATACTTTTTTAAAGTTGTTATTGTATTTCTTTTGCACAGTGTAAtgctttgattttgatgattattaattttttactatgGTTTTGCAGTGGCTGCTGTATTCAGCTTGGCTTATAAACTCCAGCCAGCTATCATATTTATTGATGAGGTTGATAGTTTCTTGGGTCAGCGCCGTAATACAGATCATGAAGCATTAACAAATATGAAGACTGAGTTCATGGCTTTATGGGATGGATTCACCACTGATCGTAAGTTTGTGCCTTCGACAGCACCTATGCCTTATGATTTTCTCGTTGAAAAATTGAATCTAAAGTAGGTTGTTCTTGTAGAGAATGCACGAGTGATGGTTCTTGCTGCTACTAATCGCCCATCAGAACTTGATGAAGCAATACTCCGGCGCCTTCCTCAAGCATTCGAGATTGGGATACCAGACTGCAGGGAGAGAGCTGAGATACTGAAGGTGATTTTGAGGGGCGAGAGAGTTGAAGAGGACATTGACTATGTCCACATAGCTAGCTTGTGTGAAGGTTACACAGGTTCAGATCTTCTCGAACTGTGCAAGAAAGCAGCCTATTTCCCTATTAGGGACCTACTAGATCGAGAGAAGAATGGGAAGAAATCTTCTGTGagtatatttattattttcttcttctagaATTTAGTCCTtttcattttgtaattttttttaaaaaaaaaaaaaaaaaaacaccctctCCAATTTGGTACATGCTTTGGTATGGCAGTGAAATATTTTTCGATTgttaagttacacatgcaccccAATGGGTCAATGACTCCGATGGATCAATGACTTTGGCCTCCACCTAGCTTTTATAAGGGTGGAGGTGCCAGTTGAGTCATTTCATTTGAACCCcacctaaaaataaataaataaactttggAATACTCTTGCAATACTAAACTTATCTTGAATACATGATGATGTCACCCTTTCAAATTTCACCGCATACCCGTTATTCCGTGAGTTCTTTTCAGATGGTAAACATAATTCTATTTGTTAAGTCCTGGTTTCATTCTTTGTCTCCTTTGCACTGCTAAAAACCATGGATGTCCTGGGAGTCAGAAATTTAAGAATCAGGGCAATAAACAACATTCTGTTAGTACTGCATGACAGTAAAATTCATGGCATCAAATAACTTTTATCTTGATCCTTTGATCGGCTTTTTAAATGCTGAAAAGGTTAACATGCCTGGAGAATAAAGGAATTCAGGTATTCTTATTGTTTTAGTATTAAAAGAATTCTAgttatttgtatagtttttttgcaaaatttactTCATTGTGTAGATGTAATGTTCTGAATGATACTcttttgtatgtgtgttttgttCCAGCCACCGAGGCCATTGTTTGAATCAGATTTGGAGAGAGTTATTGCCAcatcaaaaaagacaaaggtAGCTGCTAATGAATACACTGGATTGAGCTCACAATCACCAGGGTGGTCAAGGAATTCAGAATCAGGTGATTATCCTGTTCAAGCTGCAATAAGTGAGCTCTCTAAGCTTGTGGTTTCCCAAATCTTGAATATTCAATCAGATGCCCAGGAACCTTGAATTCATCACAATTGAAACTTACTCTCCTGAAGCAAATTTGTTATGTAGTCTAGAGCTGTAACTTTGTTAGTTATAGAGAATTACCATACATGTCTGAAATTTGTTGATGGGGTTCTCATATTTTTGGATGTCTTCCAGAATTCACATTTTGATGTAGCAATTGGAACCATCTTTTCAATGCAGCTCTGCTTTCAGTTTCTCTCCTCTTTATCTTTGAACTTTTAGAAGTTAAGCTTCGTTCGCGGAACATTATTATCACCTGAACATGATCATTGTGGTTACTTTCTTTGATGTTCACACACACCTCAAAGAATTGAATCCTCCTGTGGTTCTGTCTCTATGTGGGAGCATACAGGGGTTCATTTGACAGTCGATTTATAAGAATTTTAACCCTTGTGAGTTCTAACTCAATTGAgcaacaagaaaataaatttatttacttttgttttggttattttaagAAAGTAGCAAGTAAATAGAAACgggaaaataaattttgatacaGTATTCTTCTTAAGGCCAATCTTTCCTGGATATGAATCaactttggagagaaatttattttcctttcctttttctccTCTAATTTGTAAAGCCTACAGGAGCTTgaaaatcttttgtttttttgacagaaaaaatcaattgttaATCTGAGCACTTAATGATTATATTCAAATTCACCTCATGCACAATTCGATCTCGCTAGTAACTAATGATGGATTGATATGATTAGTTCTTATCACTAACACTTTCTTACAATTGTGAATGAACCTAGTGTAACTCCTTTACATATTCAGCCTAAGCCTGGTGTGGATCTTATTACTTCAACTTTCTGTACAAGTAGTTCAGCTGGGTTTTTCAAGAGTTCTTAGTTCATTTATTTAGCTAGGTTGCAACAGCCAGCCACCAATGATTAATACCATCTAGGAAATAGTTGGCAGTGGAATCGGTTTGGttgggtttcaactttcaagtgtTCTGTCAAagcaatacttcctaaaagtaGGCAGGTCCAACTAATAAAGCTAGTGCAGGCTTATCATAAACTTTGGAAGTTGCTAACTTTTCCTCGTGTCACATTCATTTGCTATAAAGGCAGGACCACatgcatatataattttgttgcTGAATCCCTGGATTGTGCTATTACAGAATTACTTGTAGCTGTAGCAACATAATAAAACAGAAACTACAAAAGCAAATTTGGAAGAAGTGATTTTCGGTAGATTTGAAATATCATCAGTGAAAGGAGATTCCCATTTCCTTCTATCTAAAACTTTGTGTTTGATATTGATATCGGCCTAGGTGAGCTTATGCCACAGTCTCTGAAATATGGGACAACAATCCATTCCTTCTTTTTAAAGGGATtgaaaactattgaaaaaaaattaactagttATGGAGAAACATCTCCACCAAATATGTTCAAATTAAACCACTATGCTATTAATAAAATCATGGGCCAGAAGAATAATTTGTATTCTTTCATGAAACAGagctataaaaaattatatgcttTTTACAAATCGAATCACATTAGGAAATCGCTGTCTGCAGATTTTGTGGCTAATATGACTATGATCATGGCACAAAGACGATAGGATATCAGTAACCACTAACCTGTCCTATCTTGCAGCTTGAATTTGTGACACTGACTGATGGACATTCCTGTCCACAAAACAAGCATGACGTTAGGTAGTTTTGGCTGTTGATCCTTACAAGTTAGTAACTCTTATGCAGAGTCCAAAATTTTCCACATCAAGTAAATTTGGAAGCTCATATAGTCATGCCAATTTTCCAACAAGACCCCATTTGTCATACCCCATTAAACATTACTCCATATTATTCAATATCCATATCTTGGGCAACTACCATGCTCAAATTCATATGGGTCCAATAGAGATCTACAATCGTTAAGCAGCAGAGCAAAGTTCTGAGTGGTTTAGCACCTATAGACATATATAAGAGACACGAAATAATATCTGCACATTAGAAAACTTGGAAAAAGATCAGTTTACTTGTTCAAAGCTGAAAGCTGCCAACTTTGTAGAGGTAGATAGCATGTGATTCTttcaaattatttgtttatatgttcCTTACAAGGAAAGCCGCACACCTTGTGGCTTGTGgggtacaataaatttgttagtgTTAGGCAATGGAGGACTATAGGGTAGATGATGACTAGCAATTGCGTTAGGAACCAAAGCTGTCAAGTTGCTcgttcaaagttttttttttgttaatagcGCAATTAGCATGAGATCCTATCAGAATTTTGTTAGATTAATTTTTCTGTTCTCATTTTTTGTCTCTAATTTTTCATACATGTTGGACTGCCTAATATCGATAGTTTATTTCAATtagttaattgttttttttttttggtggcatCTAGGGTGTGTTTGAGATATCCATTTTCCATTGccttattttacttaaaaaataagctgggtaaaaattaaaaatatttatgaaaaatgagGTTTTTAAAAAGAGTCAGCTTATAAgctatacccaaaaaaaaaaaaaaagtacataaggTTGTAAACAAACCAAATCTTTACTGTGAGTTTAGTTTTACaggtttttgctttttgtttaaattttatttaaaataatttaatttttagatttttgaaaattataagtttgcttttggatttttgtttcaCGTTATACAAATAAGTTATTAGAAATAAATTGTTTCCAAGCAGACAtgaactaaatttaaatttcgCCTATGTGACGAACCAAAGTATTTGAACAAATCCAAACTTAGATATATATGCTTCCGAGAGTTAATACGACTCATGATTAATATATTTCAACTTTGAAGAAAATTTGTTGACAAacgtatttttattttaagttttataaaaCTATTACAAGTGAGTTGTAAATGAATTGATTCGTAAATTGGCGTATAGTTTGGTGGCTAATATGTAACAACAAATGTAGAAATATAGGCTTCTTGGAAAAATTGTACATGAACAAATTTCGTTCAGGAAATTAACAAACTGAGtttgaaaaaaaagtatttaagttTGGCCATAAGCTTGAGTTTAGCTTGAGCTATGATGACAGAAATAAACTAATTAGTTAGAACTCATGATGTTTGGTTTGGGTCCACTCTTTATAATCTAAGCAACCATCAATGAATGGTTTAACAATAGCGCAATTAGCATGAGATCCTATTAGAAGTTTGTTAGATTAATTTTTCTGTTCTCATTTTTGTTCCTCTCTAATTTTCCATACTTGTTTTACTGATTAATGCTGatagtttattttaattacgcttcgtttgtttcaatgaaaaatattgtataaagatagtttttttttaattttttttttcagtgtttggtagcattagaaaaaaaaatgaattaaaagaaaactatttttgatcaacataaaaaaataatttatttttagagattgtctTCCactaatattttttggaaaataactctatctaacagtaagctaaataagagaagttacaaaattatttttcaacttatttaaggTTATtaccaaatataggaaaatgaaatagttttatagaaaacattttttgaaaaatgacttaTTTTCTAGAAACGTTATTGCCAAAATAATCAAAGTGTtagttaaactttttttttttgggggtggcATCTAGGTGTGTTTAAGTCTTTGAGATATCTATTTTCCATTGccttattttacttttaaaaaaatataaactgggtgaaaaataaaaatatttatgaaaaatgaggttttaaaaaCAAGCCAGCTAAGCTTATAAGCTATACCAAgtacacaaaaattaaaataataataataataaattgtacaTCAggttgtaaacaaaaaaaaaaactttactgaCAGTTAATTTggttttacatttttttgttttttgtttaaattttatttcaaataatctaAAAGTTATAAGTTAAGTTTTAGCTTTTTGTCTCATATTTTACGGATAAATTTACTAAAGATAAATTGTTCCCAAACAGACAtgaactaaaatttaaatttcgcCTATGTGACGAACCAAAATATTTGAACAAATCCAAGTTTAGGAATACATCATTCTTATAACGCGGATACGAAAGTTAATACGTCTcacaattaatatatttcaactttgaagaaaaatttgttgacaaatgtatttttatttgaagtttCATAAAACAATTACAAGTGAGCTGTAAACGAATTGATTAGTAAACTGGCGTATAGTTTGGTGGCTAATATGTAACAACAAATATAGAAATATATAGGCTTGGAAAAATTTTACATGTACTAATTTCGTTCAGGAAATTAACAAACTGAGTTTGAACAAAAAAGTATTAAGTGTGGCCATAAGCTTGAGTTTAGCTTGAGCTATGATGACAGAAATAAACTAATTAGTGAGAACCCATGATATTTGGTTTGGGTCCACTCTTTATAATCTAAGCAACCATCAATGAATAGTTTAACAATAGTTTATCTTATTCTTTTGCCCAAAAAAGAGTACGAACAACAAATAtgctaaaaaaatgttttgttcCCATTATAAGCTACCTATTCAATAAAtgttgaatatattattttaaaattttatctaggTGTTAGATACATTATAAATTCACTGTATAagttttataaattgatgtatcatcaatcataaaaaaaaattcaaatatttatttattatgttattaaagTCGTATTACAATCGTCAATttgtattaaaattaattatattttaataaaaaaaattaggcatCATTAATTACATGCTTAAtaattgacattttattttattttattttttgatgtgAATAATAATTGACATTTTACCTTTTACAATAACGTGTTGGTTCATGGTTGTTACCATGCATGGATCATGTAAAGGCTaattaatgggaaaaaaaattaatagtaaaGAATATTCGATGGAAAAAGCTTTGAATTGGATGgcattaaagttttttttttgaaagggtgGCATTAAAGAATTGAAGAAAAGTGTTTAAAATTCATAATCAAACCCACCGTTTGTCAATCCAATTGAATAATTTGCCCACATGACCAACTACTAATCAAACCCACCATTTGTCAATCCAATTGAATAATACTTTTCATAATAATCatcaccctctctctctctctctctctctcaacaatgGTTCATAGTCATTGGTCGTACATTCACAGCCAAGAAAATAGACtaaatcctctctctctttctgtctctctctctctcttccattttTGACCTTTTAAAACTCGCCGACTCTCCACCTCTAAACACCCATTAAATTCACCTCCATTTCTAGAATTTCATTCTCAACTCCCCCGTTCACTTTTCCTTGCTTCCTTAATTTTCTctctatcaaaacaaaaactcaatcTTCAACTTTTGCTCCTAAACCTTTATATCATTATCTTACCatgtttttggttttcttgTTCGTTACCATTTCTTTTCTCCTATTAGTTCTTAGACTCTTGTACAAAACATCCGTCATTCACATTT
This genomic interval carries:
- the LOC142620977 gene encoding uncharacterized protein LOC142620977, which codes for MGGSSETKFLQELVLYAASAALSCLVLFAGLRHLDPNREASKKALEHKKEISKRLGRPLIQTNPYEDVIACDVINPDHIDVEFDSIGGLEAIKEALYELVILPLRRPELFSYGKLLGPQKGVLLYGPPGTGKTMLAKAIAKESGAVFINVRISNLMSKWFGDAQKLVAAVFSLAYKLQPAIIFIDEVDSFLGQRRNTDHEALTNMKTEFMALWDGFTTDQNARVMVLAATNRPSELDEAILRRLPQAFEIGIPDCRERAEILKVILRGERVEEDIDYVHIASLCEGYTGSDLLELCKKAAYFPIRDLLDREKNGKKSSPPRPLFESDLERVIATSKKTKVAANEYTGLSSQSPGWSRNSESGDYPVQAAISELSKLVVSQILNIQSDAQEP